The following nucleotide sequence is from Glycine max cultivar Williams 82 chromosome 9, Glycine_max_v4.0, whole genome shotgun sequence.
TGCACTGCACACATTGAAGTGATTTACAACCTCAGGGCCTCAAAACTATAGTCTTGCTCCGGCAGACTGCATTGTGACTAAGAAGCACCAATAAGTAAGGAAGCATCCAAGAGGGTAAAAAGGCACCAAACTTTTGAACAGCCACACCCTTGGTGctgcctaatccaattaaaccATTGAAAGCCAAAGACAAACTATATTGGTTAAATTCATGAATGAAGGACACTAGGTCATGAATGATGTACAGGTTTATCAGATCCTATGCATGTgaaagaattgaaaaatgaGATTCAACCACCGGAAAACAAGATAAACCTAATCACATGAACGTCAAATTTCGATCATCAAGTTCCTAAGTTCCAACCTTCAACATGGGCAAAATGGCATAACTTGCCTAACTTATGTAATTAAAACAGACACCTCGTACCAAAGATATTCTCATTGGATCTTTTTATGTTGCTACAGAAATGTTCCTATTTCCGAGTAAATGAAGCGAAGCACAATAAAAAGTTACAGCCTCAACGATTTATTGGAGTATGCATGCGCTCAACAATTTTGCTCACAGCAGCTCGGGACATCACCAATGTATCATGCAGCAAAATGCTGTAGACATTCAAGCCctacaaaaaaatgttaaacaaagGAAATTTCAACATTATTTGTGGTTTATGCACATGAAAAATCGCCACATAATGATTGTTATGAAATATGGCAGAGCTCGTGGAGGAAGAAAATGAtctgaaagaaaaatgaaattgttttaattgaatgaaaaatGTATACAAATGAGAGCTTATATACTAAGTCCTTATAAACTCTATTTTAGTCATATCTATAATCGATGTGAGATCTCAACACAATCTCTCACCCAGGGATGGATGTCTAGACTAGAGTGTGAAGATTGCACTGCAAAAGCTGCGagccagttttttttttttttttttacaatcgaagttgaagttgacccaATATCAAATCTATAATAGGCTCTGCTACCATTCATCTTGAATTTAGGCTAGGCGTAATTAACCCTAAATGCTAGCATCTGCTCATGAAGTGAGGATTACCCAAACCCTTATAGCTCTCTACTTTAGCCATATCTATGGTCAATGTGAAATTTCAACAGTAGCTATTGATTATTAATCCATGTATCTGATCCCACCAAGTATAAGGCTTGGTAAATGTTTTGGCTCCCAGAAGCATAAcataaatttcaaatgaaatttaCAATGTAAAGTTCCATTTGAGCTATGACAGAAGCAACGTGGATAAAATACAAACTTACAATGGAGGGAAGTACGTTAACATAGTGTAGATTTTGTGtagataattttaacttttcatcTATAGCGCCATCTACAAGCAGCAGTTTCTTGGTATCCTCCATTTGATTgtaataattcacaatattctTGGTTTTATGTGTGGGAACCGCCAGATCCTCAAAAACAAGAagctgtataaaaaaaaattacccagAGATTAGTGTACATTAGCATGAAGAAACTCTTATTTAAACATATAATGCAAGAGCAAACCAATAAATAAGGATTACAAACAGTACACACAAGATAATTatgggataaaaaaaaacttatgtgaAAAGAGCTAAAAGAATACGCAATCTAGTATATCCCACTAGAATCACGACAAAGGCATTTTGGTAATGTAAACTACAGCCTATGATGAGGATAGGGATACATGCCCAAAAGAACCATGCAACTCAAACTCACATTAAGAAAGCACTAAAGGACATGACAGCCGACATATATAGTAGCATTTCCCTTTTGtgatttgaattattttctaGTGTCCAGTACTCCAGTTACACTTCTTTATATGGTTTTACTGTATTATTTAGTCGCATGACTAGCTTGCCACCTTTTAACAACCAGATTCTATAGTGCCAAGTTTAGCGGGGGCATGTATTTTGAGCATTGCTTAGTAAAGTACAGTTAACATAAAGGGGGCATGTATTTTGAGCATTGTTTAGTAAAGTACAGTTAACATAAATGATCGCAAGGGACTTTGCACTCAGATGCCATGTGTTAACTCTAGAACCCTGACTCTTTGGTTCCTACTTAATTCCCCATACACCCAACCACAATTCTGTGAAGATATTGCAGTCTATTTTTTGTCTCTACACATGTGGTGTTCATTTGAAAGAACATCCTGCAGttgattacttttaaaataaatgaaatatgttaaCATTAAATGATATGATTCAAAAGTCAAAGAGGGAATAAAACAAATATGATCGTCAATCAAGAAGGTTGAGGCTGAGAACATTCATATGAAATATTAAATGCAAACCTACTACACAATGCACTTCACTAAATGATAcctttaatttcaatatttatatcaatatcaataacaaaagaaacccttaaaagaaataataatatccTGTATCTTGGCAGTTAGGCTGCTAAATCGTTAAATAAACAATATACTTgcatatattaaaaacaaaatcttccagaagtgaaaactgaaaaattaCACTATATTGACTATTAGCAAGAATGTACACTCATGCAGCAGATAGAATAATTTAGGGAAggtaacactttttattttttgatggtGAGTGGGGACACGGGTTGGGGAGGAGACTTGCCTTTCCTTCTGCTGCACGAGCTGATAAAGCAATCTTCAGCCCTAGACGTCGAACCTTCTTATTGACTTTGAAAGCATGGCTTCGGGGCTTAGGGCCATGCATGGTGGCACCACCCCTGAACTGTTACCATTCATTAAGTTTGTTAATTTCAACTGCTAAAAATGGACAAtaagaacacaaaaaaatgagaagaaagaaggaataaAGATGGACTAGCAAGTAATGAGCAGAATGCTTCACTACCTGAGGCCCACGCAATGAACCATGCCTTGCTCTACCAGTTCCCTTTTGATTCCAAGGTTTTCTCCCAGTGCCACTGACCTCACTGATAGTTTTTGTTGAGTGAGTCCCCTGTTGATCAAATCAGTTATCAATAAGGAAATACATAACATTCTCATGGAGAGTTTTCATAGCTAAATTTAGATCCGctagataaattatatatcCAAATACTGTTTTCaactaataaatgaaaaagcATTGTGGAAACAtttcaaactttaaaaaattgaatagacATGCCAAATCGTAGTTTTGTCCCAAACCCAAATGCttgtctcccccccccccccccccaatcccAATTTCCTATTCAACTCCATCCCCGTAATCAATTTCCGTGCAAATCCAAGTGAAAAAAGGGGGGAAATGATTACGTATCTCCATCATTTAACAACAGAATACATCCCACAATTGCTAAGccaatatagaaaaaaatcgTCATCTTGCCTAAGAAATACAGCATTTCCACTGGATTGCACATGTCCAATGACAATGACAAACAagcattaaatttcaaaatatgaagCAGTCACTACCTGTTGTCGTTTTGCAAGCTGCCACCTAACAACACGATGAATAATGTCCTTCCGAATAGGCAAATCAAAAACATCTCCAGGTAAAACCATATAGCCCTTGTCTTCATTATGAAAGTTGGTTACTGGAATTAAAAGATCCTGGCAAAGCCCTACATCATAATCAACCGGATTAATGACAATCTTGGTCTCTTGGATCTTATTGAGACATCAATCAGCACATGCCGCCATAAAGACTAGACAGTTTGTCATGAAAGACGGTAGGTAGTGAAGAAAACAGAGAAATAATCAAAGATGCACTCAAAATTTTGATTAGTAATAAGGAGAATCCTAACCAGTGACACTATGGTACATACTACATAGTTTATATGGAAGAGTGTTACTTATGCACCTCCACCAAGATTTCCTGCAACCCCACCATGATTTCCAATAATAACAAGGTTATGGCCCTACATGCAGTTAAGAACTAGAGAAAGCAATTGCTAACTTACATAGGATATtaagtatataattttagtGGAGGACACAAAAGTTAAACCTAGCCGCAAATTCCTTTAATTTCAGAGCAGAAGCAGATCATTAAGCATGCATAAAATATTAAGTTCTGACTCGCAGGATCCATTTGAGAACAAAGCTATAGAAAATGTCAAGGAATAGTTACATAATGCATTCATTGAATCTAACTTTAGGCATAAACATGTTCTTAAGTTCTGAGTCTTCTGACATGTAATATACATAGAAATACATTCAGTCAATTAGATCATTGGAGAAAATTATGCATCTTCAACCTATTCATCAGAAGACTGCCAAGAAGTATAACTAAAGAagaaccctaaaccctaaaggAGAATAAAAACATTGACATGGAAGATATTAGTCTAGATCATAGAAAATggacaagaacaaaaaattatcCCATATCTCAATAATCTAAACAACACTGGAATGCACACCTGGCTGTCAGTTGATTAATCTCCTTTCagaaataaatatcaaaatcagCAAAATGAAGCACTGGTATATTGTATATTTATGTACAAAATCCTAGAAATTATCCTTCATACCAATAGTACGCTCGGATGTTGCCAGAATCTTTTTGGACAATAAATCAGACGGAAATGCACTATCATCATCTCCGGGAGTTAAAATAGAAGTAGAAAACTGCCGGACCATGGACCCGACCTACATTTAAAAACACTACGCCACATTATTAAAGAATAATCAGTAAACAACCAGCATAAGAGAGAACTTCATTGATTAATCCTTCATCCTGAAAGAAATTGcaaatatagaagaaaaaacaaatgcaaTCGCAATGTACCAAAGAACGATCTGCAGAAAACATTCTCTCCCCAGATAAACCGCCGCATACATCTgtgtacaaaaataaaataatcgtatatataaatattcacaaaagcaaaaacaaatttCGAATTGGCGGCAAATGACAACTCTCTACAATTAAGAAACTACATGAAGGTCTTACCACGTGGTTTATAAATAGAGGCAAACCCAGGTGAATCAAAGTAACATCGTCCTAGTGAATGCAAGGACCCAGAAGAACAACGTAGGATCCTTTTGGAAATCAACGCTGCCATAACTGACCCAACAATCTTCACTAGATTGCACCTTCCATTCGAAATCCAGAGCAGAGGCCACGGTAAGAATAAagcttaaaattagtttaagtgCTCAAAATAAAGCAGATAAGGAACTGAGACATTTCATCAAACACATTGGACGCAACTTAAATTCGCACAACCAACTGCCACATAACATATCTAACAGTATTTTCACCACAAATAGGCCCCTCAAAACAGTGTGAAAAGTAAAAACAGGTATCAAACACAATCTGATGCTACTTCAACCACTGAGCATGATatgaggaaaaaagaaaaagagttacTGTTTTGAGGATTTAGTTAGTTGCTGCCCCAAAATTTTGCTCAGAAGAAGAATCTGAACTTTGTCCTGTTCATGACTGCATCTCCGTCTATGCCTCCATGGAAGCTGCTCCCGAGCTCGTTAACGTTTACAAAGGGTGGCTCTGATTAATGGGCCTCTCTGGGCTATTAGGTTAAAAACGGGCTTGAATTTAGACTTTTTAGCCcaacaattattttcttacTTACTTggctttctttatttattttttgttacacttgactttctttatttgttattttcggCTTGGAAAAACATTAGACATGTTAGTCAATTTTCTATATTCTATAGATTTGTGTTTAGACTTTTATGCCTTGAataccttctttttctttcatgtaTTATCGTTTAAAAACAATCATATTTGAGATATAGTGAATGTTAAATGTAGTTACctctcttaataaaaaaattaaatcttgttttatcacaTTTGGAGAAACTAACTTATTCCTGTTATATTGACaccattcttttttattcatcGTTTGGTAAATAAATAGTCCCTTTCTACAACTATAAGCGGTGTAcagccttattttttttatcattcaaacaaaatcaattatcaTTAATATGGGTACAAGAAATACCCTTCACTGTTACAAAATCAACCAAATcagaataaaacaatatttatcaCTTTAGAAGCCGACCTTCATAATGCCTTCATTGAATCAGAATCTTCAGAAGCTGTAAATCTTGTCAATGGAGGTAAAAAAAAACCACCTAAGACatcatttgattaaattaaccGGTTTCCAAGGGGGCAAAAATGTGGGTGTACTTCCTAccggaaaaaaaataaaaatcggaGGTACACGTAATATGTACGAGCATTGAAagtttcagtaaaaaaataagagcATTGAAACTGAATTCATGAGTCAAGGAAAAACGGTTCCAATCTCGTTTAAATCTGAGCACACGCCCAAACTATATGTCTAATGATtgctaaataaaaaactaattaattataaacattttttttttggtaagggaaaaaaataaaaataaaaaactgtaACTTGCTTTGCTGTATTAATTTCAATatactttaattaatataaaaattcacaAATAGTTAACTctccacattttttttcttctcaatttcaatataaatggcatttttcttttttcttttgatagaaGCAAGTCTCtagtaggttttttttttttgaaaaaagtttCTAGTAGATAACATCATTTCCTTACACaaacattttcaattaaaaaattattaaaatataacttaatgTGGAGGCAACCGCGACTAATGTTCAAGACCAAAAATGTGGAGACATTCTCGGGAACTCAGGAAAACAAGTATTACTTTGAACTCTAAAACAAAACTTGGTGGTGAACTGCTAAGATAGATATCCAAACAGACTTGTCAACAAAATTGGGCAAATTTGAGATGTTAAGTGTAGCTTCCAATCGAAAAACCTCAGTTATGCCCAGAAACACTATGATAGCTTGATCTTCTTTCAAGGTCCTTCATTGTTATTCAGAGCTTGCAATAATTTCAACTGAATTAACTGTCTTCCATTGTCATCAGCTAATGATCATCTTGTTCAAAAACTCAGCTTGCTCGGGAAAATACTCCATCAATTCATCCTTTGTCACCCAGACATGATCCTCACATTTTCCaatgttgaatttgtttttagcAATAACTTGAGACTTGAAGAAGAATCTCTGGCAGAAGATTTCAGCAAAGAGAAAGAATAAGCAAGTACAATAAATTTTCACATGAAGAGGCAAGTATAACATATTGAAAGATGCCAACCTTCCATTAATAGACCAGAAGTACCACAAAGTTCCTATAAAATATACCTTAAAAGATGTGGATCTAGACTGGTCTTCTGTAGGCTGAACAACCGTATGGGCCATTGGAGCATTTCCAACAAAATATGTATTAGAAAGATCTCCTAAGACTGACTTCAATGCAGACTCTGCACACTGCAAAATTTCAAAAGTTAAcagggaaaagaagaaaaagaaataagaagagGAAATCCATATAATAATGTTAAAACTTAACCTTGCGCATGTTGTCCTCGGATTCATAAACTTTCTCAGGAAAATGCCACACAGGCTTCCCGCTTGGAGCACCATATGCAATACCATAGAGGAGAAGGTATAGTCTTCTATCAAGAGCTCTTTGTAATGACCTAAGTATACAAGTAATAACAAGAGAATACTTCATTGGAGAAATCACAAGTATTGACATGATGGTTGCTCTTGTATAGAATTCATTTTCCTTCATAAAttccaaaaattgaaataaaacattttcttaCTGTAAATTACACATGTGGTCAGTCTACTCAAATTGTTTACCTTCGATCATTGTTTTTGTCAGCTTCAGTGACTCGTGGTGCTGGCACATAGTCAATCTGATAATCACCTTTCCCCCTGGaagtaatataattttcatgAGAATATATGAAAAGAAGGAACTATCTGTATTGCTAGCTGTGTATCAATGCATGCATGTGGAAAACGAGAATCAGAGAAAGAGGCAAAAAGAATATGAAACATTTTTGTCATTGCATCATAATCACAGCCAGTGAGTCAGATCTAGCAAAACAAGTTAAATAATTGTTAATCATATCATTAACTTTATAGGGTTTGTTGAGATCCTACATCAACTAAAGATATGGCCAATGTAGTCATTATAAGGCTTGGGCAATCCTCACCTAACAAGCTAGTTTTGTGAGATTGCGTTAGGCGCCTTAAGCCAAATTTTGTGAGATTGAGTTACGCACTTAATCGAAATTTAAGAATACTAATACTAGATCATAACTCTaattaaataaggaaacaaatcatcaaatataaataaatatggagACAATCCTAACTCCTACGAGAGACTagattacaataaaatataatcaagaTATCACTAGatactttttcatttattctaacaaatagtttttgacttttgtttaGTTGTCTATTGTCTTTTTATTCCCCTCTTATGTATAATAGTTTTGATATTTTGCTGGTCTTGAGGAagaaggaaatatttttttacacagtATAGCAAACTAGCAATACGCTCAATGATTCTTTCCCATTTTCTATggaataaatagataaatgcCTTCCTTACAGCCATTTGAGAGAATTCACATAAAATAGAACTTTAACAGAGAAAACAATTATGTTGGTTATATAACTATCATCTTTTACTATTCAAGTATTTATCTTTTCAAGTCTCATGaaacttataaatatatttgttgtatATACAATATTAAAGTCCCATCTAATGATCTctctcttttaaattaagtttaaataaccaaaaaattaaaactatagaCATAATCTTGTCACTTTATACCTTGCATCAGATTTGTCTAGAAATTCATCAGGATATCTGCGTTGATATTGTTGTCGCCATCGAAACCTAACCATTCAAACCccaggaaaaaaatagaaaaaaagatacAGTTAGTATAGCAATCACTGCTAAAACAGGTTCTTCAAGTTTACCAAGCAAACCACAACAAAGTCATTCAAccaagaaatattaatagcaacTCCTCGTGTTTGAAGCCATAACCTCATTTTTTCCATCTTTAAAATTAGAAGAGGAAGAACTCAAGAAAATGCTGATAATATTAcatattacttatttttttatttcatataatttgAGCAAACTTCAGCTTGACATGACATCATTTCCTTCCCTACGGTCCTCCAACAGCAGCACacctttttttcttgaaaagtgGATTAATATATTCTACAACTACATAGGATTAATATCTTCTATGACAGTATGACTACAAATCCAAGACTAAATAAAGGCCAAATACCCAATTCATTATATCttaggtatatttttttttatccaagcAGAGCATAATATCAAAGTCAATGAAACCAGAGAGAAAGTTACGAGAATTCTTGAAATGCATAGACTACAGGGTCAATTTTGGGAATGACCACTGGCAGTCTCTCAAAGAGCACAGAAGCAACAAGGTTCTCAGAGCTTGTGCTGAACCCTCGCTTTGTCAAGAGAGGTCGAACCAATGACATCTTCATCCTGGATGTATGCAGAACCATTAGATGcacaaaaagaatcaaaacaaataaatgaacaaatggagagggaaaatattttctattatcaatTTCATTATTACTGTTTCTTATAGATGCCTTTACAGCTTGTTCCCAGTgcaatcaacacaaaaataatatttctcagCTGCTGCTGCTATTCACAACAAAATAGCACATGGTTTATGGTTTCAAAAAATTGGCATCTTTTACTCTAATGTCACATATCAgtactaacaattaacatttgtcaAATTTGCCACtaacaaaaaactaacaattaacaactaacatttgccgataaaacacaaaaatcagtactgaaatttcaaaacaaaatctcAGTAAAGACAGCACTAACTAGTAACAACATAAGCTtgaaattctcttgatttcatgTTATATCTAAACCCGACAGTgatttaaaaatagaagaaataaatatctaagaaaacaatttggtAACTTAAACTGTCCCAGACGCAACATAAATTGAGAAGTTTCCAACGCAAATAATGAATTCGATGCAACTCTGTTTGACTTCTGTAATGGCGTTGGGGATTTCCTTTGGATCAGAAAGGGGGATACAAAGCAGAGATAAAAGCAATAGCAATGCccaaatagagaaagaaaagagcTTTCTTACGTTAAGCAAAGAATGGAAGCGTATCAGCCCGCAATATCATTCCATTCTTCGGGACAATATGAGATAGCTGTTGCAGCAATGGCAACTGGAGAAGTGAACAAGGGTTTTGGAAgtaggagagagagaggggggcaAAAGCAAAAAACATCAAGGATTAAACGATGACGTTTACAActcacttaatatttttttaataaataacgtttaattatattaaaattcataaaatcattttattcctgtttaaaaaattatttacacatgtgaatttttatataatttttttaaaacaataatataaaaaattatattttaatatatgtatatatatatatatataaaagaatttatctcatcattttattcttaattataaatttaagtatatatttaaaaacaacTAACGAGTGAGTGAAAGATAAATTcgtaaattaaaatcattttactaaatattttaattaaaaatatattgtaaaaCATTTTAACGAATATTATATagctatatattttaaaataagaggaAAGAAGCATTAGGACCATAGAAGAAGATTAGCAACATGGCTTCTCAAATAAATTTGTCTGTccatcattttctttattagcaattaatacaaataaaagGAGATTAACAATTTGATTCAAACATTTTTTCGTCTTAGGATGCATAAGGATGAGGACCATAAAAGAATCTCTTTTGCACCATGCTACTACTTCTACACAAAAAAATCTCTTCTAAAGGATAACAAATCCCTTTTACGCTCTCATTGTAGTCTATGAacaaatcaaacttttttttagaaccttcttataaaaatagacatggttTTATAAAGGGCACAGACGATAGTTTAATAAAACGGTTTTATCAATAGCTTTTGAAGGACAATTTTCGAAAAAACTAGTAATTCAATGCCTgttaataaaagtaaatagaAAGAGATGAACACAATAGATTTACATGGGTTGGTCTCAATCCCTAAAattatatctaatttttaataactCACTAAGTTTAACTATCTTTAAagatacaattatttttttataaattattcttaACTTTTATctaactaatttttatactagTCTCTTCGAGTTAATAATTCAAGTGTTCTTTactacaaaatcatttttaacttcaataaaacaaaagatttaTTAAAAGTAGGATTCGCATGTGACTATAGTTGTCATCTTACAAATGTGCATACAAATGAAGCAAATAATCACTATTCACAAAATTTAGAAGGTGTTCTAAGAGGTTAAAAAAGCTTATAAAAACTCGTACAAAGAGAGTTGAAATGCTTGTAAATGTGGATGTTTCGGGTCTCTAACTTCAGGACTTTAAAACTTATTCTATTTACAAATGAGGAAGTAATTGTTGTTTCTAAaggactttattttttttcatatgcttATCATTTGTTGATGAGACATTTATTGAAACATTAAATGCATGTCATCGACATGTTAAAGTATATTGATAATCACTTTGCTCGTTTTTCTTGATAATCATTCCAAATCTCACATCAATGGTTAAATCATCTTTTGTATAGTCAAGTACTCCAAAACTTGAACACATCTTTGATAAAGTTGGTAGTATTatctttgtttgatttttctttttttttttctttgctttttgATAGATTCTATGAAAAATAAGATTCTCTGCACAAAGGATCAATTGAACATAGAATTAATCATGATCATACATACTACAAAATCGATGCTTGTAATTAACAATCATATGATGGATCATTACAGACGCAACATTACTTTCGTATGCATTCAATAAATCAcactttttaaaacttaatatttatttatctaaataattgATAATCCCTGATTCATCTTAtgaattaacatttttattagcCCTTCGAAAAGAAATACCAAAAAGAGGTTTAGGGGAAACGAACAAAGGACGGTCAATTAATTAagctttactaaaaaaaatattaaaccctAAAATCAATTCCTATAAATGTTTAACAAataaatcacaaaataatttatattctaaaataatattacatgcAACCCCTTATATTCTAAacaatatttatactttttataaattatttattattttaattcttttaatgaATACAtaacatacaatttttttataatgtaatttttctgtattattatattattatgtattcAATTACTTTTAATGAAAGggcatatttaattaaagatcaCAAAAAATAGGTAGTGCTGAAACAATATTGATACTTGCGAGCAATATTGAAACTTGCAgccaaattaattatcatttgaTATCGAAGTATAAATTGTTAGGGATGGGATGGGTTATGAATCTCCACCATAATTCATACACAGATCTCATAAACAATACTTGATGcagaagtaataaaaataataataaaaaaaaagcactaAAGCAtcaaaaactttaaatttatggaattttatttattcataactCCTTCAACTAGATGATCCACACAAAGGACCGTCTAAAAAGCTAGCAAGGGATACACCTGCGTACTATATTATAGTATAGCAATCTAGGATTTCTTAGAatgcatattaattaatattaataattgtaaGGTTTTAATAAGTGACAGCACGAGTTTATGAATCTATTATCAGCAGCCCACAAACGAGGGATAATTTTCTAGAGCATGGGATGGGAAAGATCCATGGGAAATGGATTGCCTAGAACATTATCCATGTAATAGTGTGGATGGCTTGGATCCATCACCACAAACTGCATGTCCTCTGAAGGCTTCCAGTGCCGTTTCCTTTGATTAATAAACCAGTTGTTGATTTGCTTCTGATCCAGACCTGTCGACTCTGCAAGAGCCAGCTTCTGGGATTCCtgttattcaatcaaaatacCATGTAAATTATGAAATACTCTATGAAATTAGTTAACATTCACAACTCATTTGAGAACGAgactatgcatttttttttattatt
It contains:
- the LOC100787337 gene encoding 39S ribosomal protein L46, mitochondrial-like encodes the protein MKMSLVRPLLTKRGFSTSSENLVASVLFERLPVVIPKIDPVVYAFQEFSFRWRQQYQRRYPDEFLDKSDARGKGDYQIDYVPAPRVTEADKNNDRRSLQRALDRRLYLLLYGIAYGAPSGKPVWHFPEKVYESEDNMRKCAESALKSVLGDLSNTYFVGNAPMAHTVVQPTEDQSRSTSFKRFFFKSQVIAKNKFNIGKCEDHVWVTKDELMEYFPEQAEFLNKMIIS
- the LOC100784680 gene encoding 50S ribosomal protein L4 gives rise to the protein MAALISKRILRCSSGSLHSLGRCYFDSPGFASIYKPRDVCGGLSGERMFSADRSLVGSMVRQFSTSILTPGDDDSAFPSDLLSKKILATSERTIGLCQDLLIPVTNFHNEDKGYMVLPGDVFDLPIRKDIIHRVVRWQLAKRQQGTHSTKTISEVSGTGRKPWNQKGTGRARHGSLRGPQFRGGATMHGPKPRSHAFKVNKKVRRLGLKIALSARAAEGKLLVFEDLAVPTHKTKNIVNYYNQMEDTKKLLLVDGAIDEKLKLSTQNLHYVNVLPSIGLNVYSILLHDTLVMSRAAVSKIVERMHTPINR